GCTTGTTGAAAATGTAGAAGTTAAGAGTGCTACTGGAATATCTATTGAAGGTTCTTATATAGATTCGTGCTTTGTTCCTGAAATGCTTTCTAGGTTTAAAACGGCTAGAAGGAAGGTACTAAATGCTATGGAACTAGCTCAGAAAAAAGGGATTAACATTACCGCTTTAGGAGGATTTACTTCTATTATTTTTGAGAATTTTAATCTTCTACAGCATAAACAAATTAGAAATACTTCATTAGAGTGGGAAAGGTTTACTACTGGCAATACTCATACCGCCTGGGTTATTTGTAAGCAACTAGAAATAAATGCGCCTCGCATTGGGATAGACCTTAAAAAAGCAACTGTTGCTGTAATTGGTGCTACAGGAGATATTGGTAGTGCTGTTTGTAGGTGGCTTATCAATAAAACTGGGATTTCAGAACTTCTTATGGTAGCAAGACAACAAGAACCTCTAGCGCTGTTACAAAAAGAATTAGATGGTGGCATCATAACAAGCTTAGATGAGGCATTGCCAAAGGCGGATATTGTCGTATGGGTTGCAAGTATGCCTAAAACTATTGAAATTGATACTGATAACTTAAAAAAACCATGTTTAATGATTGATGGTGGATACCCCAAAAATCTTGATGAGAAATTTCAGGGTGAAAATATTTATGTTTTAAAAGGAGGTATAGTAGAGTTTTTCAATGATATTGGTTGGAATATGATGGAACTTGCCGAAATGCAAAACCCTCAGCGAGAAATGTTTGCTTGCTTTGCAGAGGCTATGATTTTAGAATTTGAAAAGTGTCATACAAACTTTAGTTGGGGAAGAAATAACATTTCCCTTGAAAAGATGGAATTTATTGGGGCAGCTTCTTTAAAGCATGGTTTTTCCGCCATTGGACTTGATAAGCAGCCTAAAGTATTAACTGTATAAATTATGGCTAAACGTTACCTCCTTGATTTTGAAAAGCCTCTTGTTGAACTTGAGAAGCAGATAGATCAAATTAAAGAATTAGCTCGAGATTCAGAGGTAGATGTTAGTCAACAGCTTCTACAGCTGGAAACCTTAGCTGCTAGAAGAAGAGAAGAAATTTTTAAATCTCTCACCCCTGCTCAAAAGATTCAGGTAGCTAGACATCCTCAAAGGCCAAGTACTTTGGATTTTGTTCAAATGTTTTGTGATGACTGGATCGAGTTACATGGAGACAGAAATGGTGGCGATGATATGGCACTAATTGGGGGGATAGGTTCGATAAATAATAGGCCAGTGTTGATGTTAGGGCATCAGAAAGGAAGGGACACAAAAGAAAATGTAGTAAGAAACTTTGGGATGGCAAAACCAGGAGGTTACAGAAAAGCTCTTAGATTAATGCAGCATGCAAATAGATTTTCTTTGCCAATTCTTACATTTATTGATACTCCTGGAGCTTATGCCGGTTTAAAAGCTGAAGAACAAGGTCAAGGAGAAGCGATTGCAAGAAACCTTCGAGAGATGTTTGGATTGAAAGTCCCAATTGTGGCTACTGTTATTGGAGAAGGAGGTTCAGGAGGCGCACTTGGAATTGGTGTTGCAGATAGGTTACTAATGTTTGAACACAGTGTTTACACAGTTGCTAGTCCGGAAGCATGTGCATCAATTTTGTGGAGGGATGCTGCGAAGGCACCAGAAGCTGCATCAGCACTTAAAATTACAGGTAAAGATTTACTTAAATTAGGTATAATAGATGAGGTATTACCAGAACCTTCTGGTGGGAATAATTGGGCTCCTTTAGATGCTGGTTACACACTAAAAGCGGCTATCGAGAAACATCTTAATGCTTTAATGCAAATGCCCGAAGACGAATTAATTGAGGAAAGATATAAAAAGTTTAGAGTTTTAGGTAAATTTATCGAAGCAAATAATATTGAAGAGATTTATAGTGAAATTCCCCAAAAAACTGAATAACTTGAAACTAGCTTTTATAACGGGTGCTACGAAGGGTATTGGTAGATCTACCGCAATTACTTTCGCCAATGCTGGCTGGGATTTAATTTTACTCTCCAGGGATATGGATTTAATGGAGAAACTAAAGAGCGAACTGTTCACTACTAAATCAAAAATTAACCTAGTAAAGTGTGATTTATCTAATCCTTTAGAAATAGAGCATTGTGTTAAAGAGGCAATTGAGAAGTATGGGTGCCCTTCAGTATTGATAAATAATGCCGGTTGCGCATTTAATGGCCCTTTAGTTGAAATGGAATTAGATCAATGGGAACAAACTATTCAAATAAACCTCACAAGTGTTTTTCAAATTTGTAGTTTAATAGTCCCTCAAATGAGAAAAAATGGTGGTTTAGTTATTAATGTTAGTAGTCATGCCTCTTATAATGCATTTCCCCAATGGGGAGCATATTGTATTTCAAAGTCTGCACTAGTTATGTTTACTAAATGCTTGAGGGAAGAGGAGAGATCTAATTCAATTAGAGCCTGCACAATAACTTTAGGCTCAGTAAATACTCCTCTTTGGGACTCAGAATCTATAAATGCTGATTTTGATAGAACTTCTATGCTCTCCTCAAGCGAAGTGTCAGATACTATTCTCTATATGGCTCAACAACCTGCATCACAACTGATTGAAGACTTAACTTTAATGCCCTCCGGAGGAGCTTTCTAAACATTCTTTTTCTTTTCTTAATCCTTAAAAAGTGATTTTTTTTAGGGCTAAGCGAACCCGATTAAACAAAAGAATGTGATATAGTGTATAAGCAATTAAGCCTTAAGAAGATACAGTTAATTAAGTTGCGTACAATTTTCTGTCAAGAATTTTATGACCTCTACATTACCCAACGATAATATTAGAAACTTTGACGATCAGATTACTAATAAATTAATCTCCGAAATTATAAGAGACAGAATTAAGAATTCTGGTACAAGATTTAGTGCTAACGATAATATTTCCGATTTTATAAATCCAGGTGAATTAGAAATTTTAGAAAAAGAAGTAGCCTCAAGAGTTAAAGATTTACTTAAGTCCCTCGTAATTGATGTTGAAAATGATCATAATACTCAAGAAACTGCTGAAAGAGTTTCAAAAATGTACCTAAATGAAGTTTTTAAAGGCAGATATCATGAACAACCTAAAGTTACAAGTTTCCCTAATGATAAGAATCTTGATGAAATTTATACAGTTGGCCCAATTTCGGTTAGATCTGCATGTTCACATCACTTAGTTCCAATTTTAGGAGAGTGTTGGATAGGTATTAAACCTGGAAATAAAGTCATAGGACTTTCAAAATTTGCGAGAGTTGCTGATTGGGTTTTTTCAAGACCTCATATACAGGAAGAAGCTGTAATGATACTTGCAGATGAAATTGAAAAACTGTGTGAACCTAAAGGTTTAGGTATTATTGTAAAGGCCCAACATTATTGTATGAAGTGGAGAGGAGTTAAAGAGCCAAATACAAGTATGATTAATTCTGTGGTTAGAGGCGATTTTAGACACGATTTAAGTTTAAAACAAGAATTTTTTGAGCTTGTAAAACAGCAGTCTGCTACTAATAATTACTAATTTCTTTTTAAAAATTTAAAAAGATCTTTTGTTTTTTTAATATCTTTTATACCTGGTGATACTTCAATACTACTTGAAATATCTAATCCATCTGGCTTGAAGTCAGTGAGGATTTCATCAATCCATTCAATTGATATTCCACCTGCCAACCACCATGGTTTGCTAAATTGCAAATTCTTTAAATAAATAGAATTTATTTTTTTCCCTGAACCTCCATAAGTTTCTTTATTCCAAGAATCAAGTAGTATCGCATCTACAAAATCTTCAAAAGGTTTTATTTTATCTATGTCCTTTTCCGTTTTTATTCTGAAAGCCTTCCATAAACCAATATTAGGAATTTTTTCCCTTATTTTTTTGCAATAATCAATATCTTCATCTCCATGTAATTGAATTATAGTTTCACTTGGATTTCCTAAGAAATTTTTAATAATCAAGTCTATTGGACAATTTTGTACAACTGATACCCTCTCGATTTTTGGATACAACCTTTCTAAGGTTGTAAAAATATTTTTCTTAATTTCAGCGGATATATATCTTGGTGACTCTTCTACGGAAATAATGCCGATAGCATGCGCTCCTAATTTTGCTACTTGAAGAGCTTGTTCTTCTGAAGTTAGGCCACAAATTTTAATTAAAGTATTACTCTTGGGCATATAATAATCCTTTATGTAAAATTAATATTATTGCTTAATATAGCGGAGATTATTTTTGAGAAGTTGGCAAATTTTTAAAATATGGGGAATTCCCTTTAAAGTTCATCCTTATTGGTTTGCGATTCTCTTTTTATTCTCATGGAGTATAAGTAATCAGGTTAATTTAACTTCAAGCGATATTTATAATATTAAAGAATCTTGGATTATAGGATTTTTAACTTCTTTTTTCTTATTATCTTCAATAATTTTTCATGAGGTTTTTCATACTTTTGTTTCAATTAATCAGGGTGTAAAAATAAAAAAAATTACTTTTTATTTTCTAGGAGCAATTTTGCAAATAGATAAGTATTGTCAAACTGCTTTAGGTAATATAAAAATTGCAATTGTTAGACCTCTTCTATGTTTCGCTACAGCATCTATACTACTTTTAATTAGTAATAACAGTGCATCTCAAGAACAAATAGCAGTTAATGTAATTTCTAGAGTAGGTATATTTAATTTATTCTTAGGTTTCTTAAATTTGATTCCAATTGGTTCTTTAGATGGGGGGAATTTATTAAAAAGTATTATTTGGCATTTCTCAGGGAGTAAAAATAAAGGAAGAAATTTCCTCAATAAAGTAAATTTATTTTTATCTTTTTTTGTCTTATTTTTTGGGATAGTTTGTTTATTTAGATTTAACTTTTATTTTGGTTTTATTCTTTCTTGTTTAGGCTTGTTTGGAGTTAATTCTTCAAAATCTGAAAGTCAATTTTTTAAAATTGAAAACATACTTAAATTTAGTAAAGTTTCTGAGATCAAATTAAAGCCTTTGAGGAAAATTGAATACGATGCAAATTTCTCAGAATTTAATACATTAATAAAAAATAAAAAAGATGCATCGGATAAATATTTTTTTGTTACTAATAATGGCAGATGGACCGGTTTTGTTGATGAGAATATTTTAAAAACTGTTTCCTTAAAAAAATGGGAACGGAAATTTGTTGGAGATTTTAAGAAACCAATCGATAGTTTTGAATGTGTATCTCATAACGAAAAATTATGGAAAACTATAGAAAGAATTGAAAAAACAAATGAAGGTTCTTTATTAGTTCTCAATGCTGCAGATATCCCTTTGGGGATAATTGATAGGTCAAAAATTGGAAACTTTGTATTGAATAAGTTAGGTTTTAATTTGCCTTCAGAGATTATTAACAAATTAAACTTTAAAAATCATTATCCCTTGGGAATTGAATTGCCAAGAATAATTAATTCAATGAAGCAGAAAGGAGATCTTCAATAATTCTTGTCATTAAAATTTTTTATTTTTTTATTATCTATGGCAATATTTTTTAAATTTATATTTGATTTATTTTTCAGGAATGAATTTCTCAAATGTTGAACTATTTCATCATTTGTTAGTTTTATATTTAATTTTGGTGGGGCTTCTTCTTTGAATAATTTGAACCACAATTTTTTTGGAGGATTTGTTTGAATCTCTCCATGTTGAAGGAATGCACCTTTTTTACGAAATTGGGCACTACCTATTCTTTTAAACCCATCTTGATCAACTAAATCAGAAATTAATGAAGTCCCAAAACAATTTGTTTTAATGCTTGATTTTCGTAAATTACCATATCGTAAGTTTAGACCTAATTCTCTAAAACTTTTAATTAACCAATTATTAATCATTTCATAACTTAAGACTTTATAGTAAATTTTTTTAAAAGTTAATGCATATGTTATGCCTCCTGAATGCAGAACAGCTCCCCCTCCAGATGGACGTCTAACAATATTAATTTCACCATTTGATGACAAATTTTTCCAATGAAGAGGAATTTCCTTTTGGTGATAGCCAATTGAAAGCCAATCCCCAGTCCAATAGTAGAACCTCAATGTGAAAATTATTTCAGGATTCGAAATTGTCTGATCTAAAGAATTTAAATCTAAAGCCATTTGATCAAATCCAGGTAAATTGTTTGTTGAAAAAATTAAAGCCTGTTTTTCAATTCCCAAAATTAACTTTGTAGGTTTATTTATGATAATTTTCAATAAATTTTTTCTTTCAATTTGTTAATTACGTAACATCATTTTGTAATACTGTTTCAAATCTTCTCTTTTGGGTGGAGAATATAGAAAATAATTTTTTTACAATGGAGCCAACTCAAACAATAAATCTAATTGCATTAAGCCTCATAGTTGTTATGCATGCAGGAGTTTTAGCATTAAGACTAGGAATTAGTTTAGGTAGGAACTAAAGTCTATTAGAAAATTTAAAATTTATAAGGTAATAATAAAGTAAGACTGAATTGATTTATTCAGTAAAAATATCTAGTACTTAATTTGTCAAAATCTTTTTATAAAAATAGTATTTTCTACAAAAAATATCTAGGGTCTGTATTTATAAAAAGACAACAGAAACAGGATAATTTTGTATCATTGATCTTTTTAATTATAAAAATTAGCTTTTCCCTTTTAGCAATAATAAGCCTGATTAAGCTTGGCTATAGTTCTAAAGTGAGGTTGACTAGATTAAGGGAAATTGAAGACTCATTTTTATACGAAAAATATAGATTTAATGTTTTAACAGATAAGTTTGATGATTTATTCTCTTCTGAAGGTGAGCAAAGATTTATGAAGGATCAAGATCAAATAATTTCTAGGGACATTATCAGAGTAATATGGCGTTGATAAGGATGATCTTGTATCATTCTACTTTTCATTTTTCAATTAACTTTTTTGCTAGTGAGTAAGAACATCAAGGGTTTAGTCCTAATAACAGGAACAACTTCAGGGGTTGGATTAAATACTCTAAAACCTCTATTAAGATTTGGATGGGAGGTTATAGCAGTTAATAGATCAAATAAAAGAGCTATAAAAATAGCTGAGGAATCTTTGACAAAAGAGGAAGTTAAAAATGTTCACTTTATAGAAATAGATCTTTCTAACTTGGATGATGTGAGAAAAGGTTGCGATGAAATATTAGAAAGATTTAAGAACCCAATAAATTCTCTTATTTGTAATGCAGCAGTTTATAAACCGAGACTAAAGAGACCTGAAAGGTCTGCTCAGGGGTTTGAAAACTCTATGGCAGTAAATCATTTTGGGCATTTTCTTATGATAAACCTACTTATGGAAAATATTTTATCTTCTGAAAGAGAAATTGTTTTAAATGGCAAATTAACTGTATTCAAGCCAAGAATTACGGTATTAGGGACTGTTACGGCTAATTATTCAGAACTTGGAGGAAGGATCCCCATCCCTGCCCCAGCTGATTTGGGAGATTTATCTGGATTCAAAAATGGTTTTTTATCCCCAATAAGTATGGCGAATGGAAAGAAATTTAAACCTGGTAAGGCTTATAAGGATAGTAAACTTTGCAATATGGTGACAGTTCAGGAATTATCAAAAAGATATCCTGCAGAAAAGATTATTGTAAATTCTCTATATCCTGGATGTGTTGCTGATACAAAACTTTTTAGAGATACACCTTGGTTATTTAGATTCCTTTTCCCGATATTTCAAAAATTCATAACAAAAGGATATGTTTCACAAAGACTGGCTGGAGAGAGGGTCGCTCAAGTGGCAACTTATAAAGAATTTGCTAAACCATCAGTCCATTGGAGCTGGGGAAATCGTCAGAAAACTGGCAGAAAAGCTTTTTCTCAAAAGTTGTCAAAAAGAATAATTGATACGAAGACCTCGCAACAAACTTATGATTTAACAAGCCAATTGGTTGGATTAGATTAATTAAGATTAACTATACCCTTAATGTGTTAGCCAAACCTATTGGTATCACTAGTTTTAGCTCAATTGAAGATGGTTTTATAAATTAACGCAAAAACTTCTTTAACAAATGGTAAAGCCAATCTATTCATTAATAAAATTATTGACAGTCGCTCTAAAATGAAAGGAAATCAGTCTCGCTTTTAAATAAATGTTAGAGAGTAAATTTTGCAGAGAATTATATGAACTATCAGGTATTCCACCTTCAGAAGCTTTGCAGCTAATTTACTATTGGGATGGCAAAGGTGGTTCGGAGGAACAACCTGTTCATTTAAGACCAAAAAATTCAACTCCTTTGTTTAGAGCCGTAGTGGAATATAAACATTGTGCATATGGAATTTCTTATTCAGCTAAAGGTGATTGGTGGATGCCTGGACATTCAGAAGTGCCAAATACTTTTATCCCATGGGACGAAATTAACCTATTAAAATATAAATCCAAAGGCTTTGGTAATGCGGAAATTGAGACGGATTACTTTTACTTACTTGCACCTGAAGATTTTTTAGATGAAATTTATACATACTTCGTTCTTTTTTCATATCATGCATCTTTGTTCTCTGGTAAAGCCCCTCCTTTGATAAAAAATCCAGTAAATAATGGAATTATAATTTCATTAGGTTGGCAAAATTTATTTGAAAATGGATATCCCACTAATACTACAAATAATGACTTCCTTTCATTTTGTTATACACTTTTAACCAATAAAAGAATCGATCCAAACTCATTGGATAATGAATCTGAACCTATAACTGAAAGTGTTCCCGAGGGCGGTAACTATGCTTCTGAAGACAAACTTGAAAAAAAGCTAATAGAGTTGAAAGATTTGAGAGAAAAAGAATTAATATCTGAAGATGAATATATCAAATTAAAACAAAAAACTCTTGGATTAAATTAGAACATTCAATAAAACCATTGTAAATACTACGTTCTCAGAGAACATTTACTTATGACAAAATGGGTCGGGTTAGTTAAGACTAATCAAATCCTAATAAATCAAAAATTTCTCTATCTTTAAGAGGATTACCTTCTAAAGGTTCTACATTTTCAAGCATATTTTTGGCAAGAGATAAATATTCATTTTGAACTTCAATAACATCTTCAGTTGGTTCCATTTCAAAAATGGTGCATTTTTTTAGTCTTGATCTTCTAATGGCGTCGACATCTTTAAAATGGGCCATAGTTTTTAAACCTGTTCTCTCATTGAATTTATCAATTTGATCTGTGTCTTTTGATCTATTTGCGACTACCCCACCTAGTCTAACTTTATAATTTTTTGCTTTTGCTTTGATTGCAGAGACAATTCTATTCATAGCGAATATTGAATCGAAGTCATTAGCTGTAACAATTAGACAATAATTTGCATGTTGCAATGGAGCTGCAAATCCTCCGCAAACGACGTCTCCAAGGACATCAAAAATAACGACGTCAGTATCTTCTAATAAATGATGTTCTTTTAATAGTTTAACTGTCTGACCGGTTACATATCCCCCGCACCCTGTCCCAGCAGGAGGGCCTCCACTCTCGACGCACATTACGCCATTAAAACCTTCAAACATGAAATCGGTTGGCCTCAATTCTTCGCTATGAAAATCTACCTCTTCTAGAATATCGATAACTGTAGGAACCATTTTGTGCGTCAAAGTGAAGGTGCTATCGTGTTTCGGATCACATCCAATTTGTAGAACCTTTTTACCTAATTTTGAGAATGCTGCAGAAAGGTTTGATGATGTAGTTGATTTTCCGATGCCACCCTTCCCATAAACGGCAATAACTAAAGCCCCTTCCTCAATATTTATTTTTGGATCTTGCTTTACTTGAACACTTCCTTCTCCATCAAGAGGTCTATTTATAGTACTTTTCATTTAAAACTTAAAACACATTATTATTTATATTCTTGCAGCGCAAATACACATGAAATATGTTTCTAAACAAATATGTATTTAATTGTATTAAAAGCATGAAATATGTTCTTATAACTGAATTTTTAGGATTAAATCTATTGGATTATGAGTGAAAATACTCATGACTTAATTATAGTTTATTAGTAATTAATTAACTGAAATATGCTTTAGCATCGTAAAGAGTTTCATCGCTTATCTCTGGTATTCCTCTCAAGATTGCGTATTTTTCAGTATTTGTTTTGACTTTACCTCTTACAAAAAATGGAACTTTTGTTAATTCAGCTCTACCAGATTCAGTCCAGATAATTCCTTCTTTACTATTTTTTTCTTTTTTTTCGTCGGAATTTAAAAAGTCCTTTGTGTTTGTCGCTGTATGCCCTAAATGGCTTTGATGGCCATCAATAAACTCAAAGTCATGTTTGAACATATCAATAAGATGCTCTTCTAATCCCATCATTAGAGGATGTACCCAGTCATCAAAAATCACATTTGCTCCTTCCCATCCCATTTGAGGGCTGTATCTCGCAGGAACATCTTGAACATGCATTGGAGTACTTATTACTGAGCATGGTATGCCGAGTCTTTTTGCACTATGCCTTTCCATTTGGGTCCCTAAAACTAGTTCAGGGGCTGCTTTTTTCATGGCATCTTCCACTTCTAGATAATTGTTGGTTATCAGAGCTTCTACATTTAGATCTTTTGCAGTAGCTCTTACTTGCCTGGCCATCTCTCTACTGTATGTTCCAAGACCAACTACTTCAAAACCCAATTCTTCCTTAGCAATTTTGGCTGCTGCAATTGCATGGGTTCCATCACCAAAAATAAAAACTCTTTTGCCAGTTAGATAATTTGAGTCAACTGATTTTGAGTACCAAGGCAGTTTTGATTTATTTTCTAATTCTTTTTTATTCGTCAAAGGAAGATCTAATTTCTTATGAACTTCATTTATAAATTCAATTGTATTTTTTATTCCAATTGGAATAGTATTTGTATATTCCATTCCGAAGTTCCGTTTAAGCCACTCACATGAGGTTTCAGCAATTTCCTGATAAAGACAGATATTTACTTCAGCATCAATTAGCCTTTTAATATCATTAGGACTAGCACCTAATGGAGCAACAACGTTTGTATCTATACCTTGTTCTGAAAGTATACGTTGAATTTCGATAACATCATCTCTACACCTAAATCCTAGCAATGAAGGGCCAAGTATATTTACTTTTGGTCTTCGCCCTAATTCCTTCCACCTTAAAGGATTTATTTTCTCTGAAGAACTTACTTTATCTTTTAAAAGGGTTCTTATTAATTGATAAAAGGTTTCTGAAGCTCCCCAATTCTCTTTCTTGCTATAAGCAGGTAATTCAAGATTAACAATTGGCATATCATACCCCATTCCCTTTGCAAGAGCTCCTGGTTGATCTTGGATTAGCTCTGCTGTACAACTTTCTCCAACTAAAAGAGTTTTTGGTTTAAATCGTTCTACTGCTTCCTTAATATTTTTCTTTACTAATTCAGCTGTATCTCCTCCTAAGTCTCTAGCCTGGAAAGTTGTATAAGTCACTGGAGGCCTTTGACCCCTCCTCTCAATCATTGTGAAGAGAAGATCTGCATATGTATCTCCTTGAGGGGCATGAAGCACATAATGTACATCTTTCATTGAAGAGGCAATTCTCATCGCACCGACATGTGGTGGTCCTTCATATGTCCATAGGGTTAATTCCATAGTCTATTAATGTGTTACTAAAGTTTTTGAAGTTAGTATTTGATTCCTTCTTAAAGGTTTGGAGAAGAGACCTGCCAAATCGGCAGCTTGATCAATACCATGAATTGGACTGAATACCATTTCTATCGACCACTTAGTACTAATTCCTT
This is a stretch of genomic DNA from Prochlorococcus marinus XMU1412. It encodes these proteins:
- a CDS encoding lipoyl protein ligase domain-containing protein: MKIIINKPTKLILGIEKQALIFSTNNLPGFDQMALDLNSLDQTISNPEIIFTLRFYYWTGDWLSIGYHQKEIPLHWKNLSSNGEINIVRRPSGGGAVLHSGGITYALTFKKIYYKVLSYEMINNWLIKSFRELGLNLRYGNLRKSSIKTNCFGTSLISDLVDQDGFKRIGSAQFRKKGAFLQHGEIQTNPPKKLWFKLFKEEAPPKLNIKLTNDEIVQHLRNSFLKNKSNINLKNIAIDNKKIKNFNDKNY
- the psaM gene encoding photosystem I reaction center subunit XII is translated as MEPTQTINLIALSLIVVMHAGVLALRLGISLGRN
- a CDS encoding ferredoxin:protochlorophyllide reductase (ATP-dependent) subunit B is translated as MELTLWTYEGPPHVGAMRIASSMKDVHYVLHAPQGDTYADLLFTMIERRGQRPPVTYTTFQARDLGGDTAELVKKNIKEAVERFKPKTLLVGESCTAELIQDQPGALAKGMGYDMPIVNLELPAYSKKENWGASETFYQLIRTLLKDKVSSSEKINPLRWKELGRRPKVNILGPSLLGFRCRDDVIEIQRILSEQGIDTNVVAPLGASPNDIKRLIDAEVNICLYQEIAETSCEWLKRNFGMEYTNTIPIGIKNTIEFINEVHKKLDLPLTNKKELENKSKLPWYSKSVDSNYLTGKRVFIFGDGTHAIAAAKIAKEELGFEVVGLGTYSREMARQVRATAKDLNVEALITNNYLEVEDAMKKAAPELVLGTQMERHSAKRLGIPCSVISTPMHVQDVPARYSPQMGWEGANVIFDDWVHPLMMGLEEHLIDMFKHDFEFIDGHQSHLGHTATNTKDFLNSDEKKEKNSKEGIIWTESGRAELTKVPFFVRGKVKTNTEKYAILRGIPEISDETLYDAKAYFS
- a CDS encoding protochlorophyllide reductase is translated as MSKNIKGLVLITGTTSGVGLNTLKPLLRFGWEVIAVNRSNKRAIKIAEESLTKEEVKNVHFIEIDLSNLDDVRKGCDEILERFKNPINSLICNAAVYKPRLKRPERSAQGFENSMAVNHFGHFLMINLLMENILSSEREIVLNGKLTVFKPRITVLGTVTANYSELGGRIPIPAPADLGDLSGFKNGFLSPISMANGKKFKPGKAYKDSKLCNMVTVQELSKRYPAEKIIVNSLYPGCVADTKLFRDTPWLFRFLFPIFQKFITKGYVSQRLAGERVAQVATYKEFAKPSVHWSWGNRQKTGRKAFSQKLSKRIIDTKTSQQTYDLTSQLVGLD
- a CDS encoding phosphoribosylanthranilate isomerase codes for the protein MPKSNTLIKICGLTSEEQALQVAKLGAHAIGIISVEESPRYISAEIKKNIFTTLERLYPKIERVSVVQNCPIDLIIKNFLGNPSETIIQLHGDEDIDYCKKIREKIPNIGLWKAFRIKTEKDIDKIKPFEDFVDAILLDSWNKETYGGSGKKINSIYLKNLQFSKPWWLAGGISIEWIDEILTDFKPDGLDISSSIEVSPGIKDIKKTKDLFKFLKRN
- the bchL gene encoding ferredoxin:protochlorophyllide reductase (ATP-dependent) iron-sulfur ATP-binding protein produces the protein MKSTINRPLDGEGSVQVKQDPKINIEEGALVIAVYGKGGIGKSTTSSNLSAAFSKLGKKVLQIGCDPKHDSTFTLTHKMVPTVIDILEEVDFHSEELRPTDFMFEGFNGVMCVESGGPPAGTGCGGYVTGQTVKLLKEHHLLEDTDVVIFDVLGDVVCGGFAAPLQHANYCLIVTANDFDSIFAMNRIVSAIKAKAKNYKVRLGGVVANRSKDTDQIDKFNERTGLKTMAHFKDVDAIRRSRLKKCTIFEMEPTEDVIEVQNEYLSLAKNMLENVEPLEGNPLKDREIFDLLGFD
- the folE gene encoding GTP cyclohydrolase I, giving the protein MTSTLPNDNIRNFDDQITNKLISEIIRDRIKNSGTRFSANDNISDFINPGELEILEKEVASRVKDLLKSLVIDVENDHNTQETAERVSKMYLNEVFKGRYHEQPKVTSFPNDKNLDEIYTVGPISVRSACSHHLVPILGECWIGIKPGNKVIGLSKFARVADWVFSRPHIQEEAVMILADEIEKLCEPKGLGIIVKAQHYCMKWRGVKEPNTSMINSVVRGDFRHDLSLKQEFFELVKQQSATNNY
- a CDS encoding SDR family oxidoreductase, translating into MKFPKKLNNLKLAFITGATKGIGRSTAITFANAGWDLILLSRDMDLMEKLKSELFTTKSKINLVKCDLSNPLEIEHCVKEAIEKYGCPSVLINNAGCAFNGPLVEMELDQWEQTIQINLTSVFQICSLIVPQMRKNGGLVINVSSHASYNAFPQWGAYCISKSALVMFTKCLREEERSNSIRACTITLGSVNTPLWDSESINADFDRTSMLSSSEVSDTILYMAQQPASQLIEDLTLMPSGGAF
- a CDS encoding acetyl-CoA carboxylase carboxyltransferase subunit alpha, which gives rise to MAKRYLLDFEKPLVELEKQIDQIKELARDSEVDVSQQLLQLETLAARRREEIFKSLTPAQKIQVARHPQRPSTLDFVQMFCDDWIELHGDRNGGDDMALIGGIGSINNRPVLMLGHQKGRDTKENVVRNFGMAKPGGYRKALRLMQHANRFSLPILTFIDTPGAYAGLKAEEQGQGEAIARNLREMFGLKVPIVATVIGEGGSGGALGIGVADRLLMFEHSVYTVASPEACASILWRDAAKAPEAASALKITGKDLLKLGIIDEVLPEPSGGNNWAPLDAGYTLKAAIEKHLNALMQMPEDELIEERYKKFRVLGKFIEANNIEEIYSEIPQKTE
- a CDS encoding long-chain acyl-[acyl-carrier-protein] reductase gives rise to the protein MFGLIGHSTSFEDAKRKASMLGFDHIADGDLDVWCTAPPQLVENVEVKSATGISIEGSYIDSCFVPEMLSRFKTARRKVLNAMELAQKKGINITALGGFTSIIFENFNLLQHKQIRNTSLEWERFTTGNTHTAWVICKQLEINAPRIGIDLKKATVAVIGATGDIGSAVCRWLINKTGISELLMVARQQEPLALLQKELDGGIITSLDEALPKADIVVWVASMPKTIEIDTDNLKKPCLMIDGGYPKNLDEKFQGENIYVLKGGIVEFFNDIGWNMMELAEMQNPQREMFACFAEAMILEFEKCHTNFSWGRNNISLEKMEFIGAASLKHGFSAIGLDKQPKVLTV
- a CDS encoding site-2 protease family protein; the protein is MRSWQIFKIWGIPFKVHPYWFAILFLFSWSISNQVNLTSSDIYNIKESWIIGFLTSFFLLSSIIFHEVFHTFVSINQGVKIKKITFYFLGAILQIDKYCQTALGNIKIAIVRPLLCFATASILLLISNNSASQEQIAVNVISRVGIFNLFLGFLNLIPIGSLDGGNLLKSIIWHFSGSKNKGRNFLNKVNLFLSFFVLFFGIVCLFRFNFYFGFILSCLGLFGVNSSKSESQFFKIENILKFSKVSEIKLKPLRKIEYDANFSEFNTLIKNKKDASDKYFFVTNNGRWTGFVDENILKTVSLKKWERKFVGDFKKPIDSFECVSHNEKLWKTIERIEKTNEGSLLVLNAADIPLGIIDRSKIGNFVLNKLGFNLPSEIINKLNFKNHYPLGIELPRIINSMKQKGDLQ